A part of Sodalis-like secondary symbiont of Drepanosiphum platanoidis genomic DNA contains:
- the panC gene encoding pantoate--beta-alanine ligase: MYIIRDPKILYNKVKKIHKKNNTIALIPTMGNLHLGHIKLIEVGQKNADKVIVSIFVNPMQFKNLNDSKKYPRSLKEDFKKLKLNNVDIVFCPRLKKMYLNNFIDQIFVNIPSSYNILESKNRPYHFKGVMTIVSKLFNIISPEIACFGKKDFQQLFFIKKLVIQMNYNIQILGVPIVRDNDGLALSSRNILLNSKERKIAPEIYKTIKWISKKINKNNLKNNNFLKKAYKNLVKHGFKIDILTIRDSKTLNKKLTKKTSSIIILCSAWIGKVRLIDNLEMLLKN; this comes from the coding sequence ATGTATATAATTAGAGATCCTAAAATTTTATATAATAAAGTAAAAAAAATTCATAAAAAAAATAATACTATAGCTCTCATACCAACTATGGGAAATTTACATTTAGGTCATATTAAATTAATAGAAGTTGGACAAAAAAATGCTGATAAAGTTATAGTAAGTATTTTTGTTAATCCTATGCAATTTAAAAATTTAAATGATTCTAAAAAATATCCTAGATCTTTAAAAGAAGATTTTAAAAAATTAAAATTAAATAATGTAGATATAGTTTTTTGTCCTAGATTAAAAAAAATGTATTTGAATAATTTTATTGATCAAATTTTTGTAAATATACCATCTTCATATAATATTCTTGAAAGTAAAAATAGACCATATCATTTTAAAGGAGTTATGACTATTGTTAGTAAATTATTTAATATAATTTCACCTGAAATAGCATGTTTTGGTAAAAAAGATTTTCAACAATTATTTTTTATTAAAAAATTAGTTATTCAAATGAATTATAATATTCAAATTCTAGGTGTTCCTATAGTTCGAGATAATGATGGATTAGCATTGAGCTCTCGTAATATACTTCTTAATTCTAAAGAACGTAAAATAGCTCCTGAGATTTATAAAACTATAAAATGGATTTCTAAAAAAATAAATAAAAACAATTTAAAAAATAATAATTTCTTAAAAAAAGCATATAAGAATCTTGTTAAACATGGATTTAAAATTGATATATTAACAATTAGAGATTCAAAAACTTTAAATAAAAAATTAACGAAAAAAACGTCTAGCATAATTATACTATGTAGTGCTTGGATTGGAAAAGTTAGATTAATTGATAATTTAGAAATGTTATTAAAAAATTAA
- the thiD gene encoding bifunctional hydroxymethylpyrimidine kinase/phosphomethylpyrimidine kinase — protein MKKIFNVLTIAGSDPSGGAGIQADIKTFSALGSYGASVITSLVAQNTQGVQSIFPVSTNCFSSQLNSVLTDLSINSIKIGMLGNSDIIYSLYEKIKKFNIPILILDTVILSKSGHYLLKKDSINLLKKILFPIVSVITPNLIESSIILECSVAKNEKEMIDQGKKLIKLGCKAVIMKGGHLKSKKSSPDWFITKNKKIRFNSPRIKSNNTHGTGCSFSSAIAVNILNFNNWSKAIISSKKWIEKSIINSNKLNVGKGIGPIHHYHEWW, from the coding sequence ATGAAAAAAATATTTAATGTTTTAACTATAGCTGGATCAGATCCTAGTGGAGGAGCTGGAATTCAAGCAGATATAAAAACATTTTCTGCATTAGGTTCATATGGAGCTTCAGTTATAACTTCTCTTGTTGCACAAAATACGCAAGGAGTACAATCTATTTTTCCAGTAAGTACAAATTGTTTTTCATCTCAATTAAATTCTGTACTAACAGATTTATCAATTAATAGTATAAAAATTGGAATGTTAGGAAATAGTGATATAATTTATTCATTATATGAAAAAATTAAAAAATTTAATATTCCTATATTAATATTAGATACAGTTATATTATCTAAAAGTGGACATTATTTATTAAAAAAAGATTCAATAAATTTATTAAAAAAAATATTATTTCCAATTGTTTCTGTAATAACTCCGAATTTAATTGAATCATCTATTATATTAGAATGTTCTGTTGCTAAAAATGAAAAAGAAATGATAGATCAAGGAAAAAAATTAATTAAATTAGGTTGTAAAGCAGTAATTATGAAAGGAGGACATTTAAAATCTAAAAAATCAAGTCCAGATTGGTTTATTACAAAAAATAAAAAAATTCGTTTTAATAGTCCACGTATTAAAAGTAATAATACTCATGGAACAGGATGTAGTTTTTCTTCTGCTATTGCTGTTAATATATTAAATTTTAATAATTGGTCTAAAGCAATTATATCATCTAAAAAATGGATAGAAAAATCTATAATAAATTCAAATAAATTAAATGTAGGTAAAGGTATTGGACCAATTCATCATTATCATGAATGGTGGTAA